From Aspergillus luchuensis IFO 4308 DNA, chromosome 2, nearly complete sequence:
ATACTTCGTCGAGCTACCCACCCCCCAACTACAGCGATCCAGATTCATTGCCCGGAAGCCATCCTACCATGGCGTCACCTTGGGTGCCTTGTCAGTAGGCGGACACATGATCCGTCGAGAGCCTTTTGAACCCATCCTAGCAACCAACTCATCCCACGTTTCGCCTTGTTACCCCTACCGAGGTAAGAAAGCGGGCGAGTCCGACGCGGATTACGTTGCCCGACTAGCAGCAGAGCTAGACGCAGAATTCCAGCGTGTCGGACCAGAGAATGTCTGCGCCTTCATTGCAGAGCCAGTTGTAGGAGCGGTAAGCAAGCATCTCTCAACAGACTCATCTCTTCCACAAAAAGCTCAGCAACTAACGCAAGCACCCATCAAACCAGGCCCTAGGCGCCGTTCCCGCCCTCCCAGGCTACTTCCCCGCCATGAAAGCAATCTGTGAAAAATACGGTGCGCTCTTCATCCTAGACGAGATCATGTGCGGCATGGGACGCTGTGGCACCCTCCACGCCTGGGAACAAGAGGACGTAGTTCCCGATATTCAAACCATCGGCAAGGGACTCGGAGGCGGATACGCACCCGTCTCTGGTATCCTCATCAGCGAGAAAGTTGTCGGAGCCCTCGACAAAGGCACGGGGGTGTTCCGGCACGGTCAAACGTACCAAGGCCATCCTATCGCATGTGCTGCCGCGTTGGCCGTGCAAAAGGTCATCAAGCGGGACAACCTGCTCGAGAATGTCAGGAATATGGGTAAGTACTTGGAAGAAAGGTTGCGGGGTAGCTTAGAGCAACATCCGTATGTGGGCGATATCAGAGGGAAGGGGCTGTTCTGGGGTGTAAGTCATTCTTCTCATTCCAAAGTTCTATCGACCATTACTTTACCTGAGGTTTGGGCGAAGACTAATATATCATGTATCTGCAGATCGAATTCGTGAAAGACAAAGAGACCAAAGAGCCATTCAGTCCGGACAAGGGTGTGGCGTTTCTGATCCAAGAGACCGGGTTGAAACCGGAGTATGGGGTGTCGTTGTATGCTGCTAACGGGACGGTGGATTGTATGAAAGGGGACCATATCATTCTGGCGCCGCCG
This genomic window contains:
- a CDS encoding aminotransferase, class III (COG:E;~EggNog:ENOG410QDUU;~InterPro:IPR005814,IPR015424,IPR015421,IPR015422;~PFAM:PF00202;~go_function: GO:0003824 - catalytic activity [Evidence IEA];~go_function: GO:0008483 - transaminase activity [Evidence IEA];~go_function: GO:0030170 - pyridoxal phosphate binding [Evidence IEA]), which encodes MTKSETVTHSSVLHRDTRFVPKKAIGGKGSYIFLEDGTKFLDSTGGAAVSCLGHGHEEVSQAVIDQINKLPYCHTAFFGTEASEELATFLTESTGGKLSKLLVVNSGSEAVEAALKLARQYFVELPTPQLQRSRFIARKPSYHGVTLGALSVGGHMIRREPFEPILATNSSHVSPCYPYRGKKAGESDADYVARLAAELDAEFQRVGPENVCAFIAEPVVGAALGAVPALPGYFPAMKAICEKYGALFILDEIMCGMGRCGTLHAWEQEDVVPDIQTIGKGLGGGYAPVSGILISEKVVGALDKGTGVFRHGQTYQGHPIACAAALAVQKVIKRDNLLENVRNMGKYLEERLRGSLEQHPYVGDIRGKGLFWGIEFVKDKETKEPFSPDKGVAFLIQETGLKPEYGVSLYAANGTVDCMKGDHIILAPPYNISKEEIDIIVDTAVKVLDVVFAKVSAD